Proteins from a genomic interval of Geodermatophilus obscurus DSM 43160:
- a CDS encoding TIGR02391 family protein, whose product MIRYQTPVKILRSDGEDETTTTEAKAFIGDQMYFPITTDVEEGDLVEYQLPNGKIRTVQLTKVAHNQSPFGGSRNLDHIAADFSVAVAPRPVTQAQVELPGLHPALPKDVIDLYAAGTYRQAVLEAFQAVETRVQTLTGRQDSGTPLMGAVFSAPLLDISRVQGRSAQDEQEGFKFLFMGSMLGIRNPRGHGSAVQDSPDEALEYLALASLLMRRLDLAEKRQQSPETP is encoded by the coding sequence GTGATTCGGTACCAAACGCCCGTAAAGATTCTCCGCTCCGACGGGGAAGACGAGACGACGACGACCGAGGCCAAGGCCTTCATCGGCGACCAGATGTACTTCCCGATCACCACTGACGTAGAGGAGGGAGACCTGGTCGAGTACCAGCTGCCTAACGGCAAAATCCGGACCGTGCAGCTAACCAAGGTCGCCCACAACCAGAGTCCCTTCGGTGGTTCGCGCAACCTCGACCACATCGCCGCCGACTTTTCGGTAGCCGTGGCACCCCGCCCGGTGACCCAGGCTCAGGTTGAGCTGCCGGGCCTTCATCCGGCGCTGCCCAAGGACGTAATTGATCTGTACGCGGCCGGGACCTACCGGCAGGCGGTCCTGGAGGCCTTCCAGGCCGTGGAGACTCGTGTTCAGACCCTGACCGGACGGCAGGACTCAGGTACGCCGCTGATGGGCGCAGTGTTCAGCGCCCCGCTGCTGGACATCAGCCGCGTACAGGGACGCAGTGCTCAGGATGAGCAAGAAGGCTTTAAGTTCCTGTTCATGGGCTCCATGCTCGGAATCCGCAACCCGCGCGGACATGGGTCAGCCGTGCAGGACAGCCCTGACGAGGCATTGGAGTACCTGGCCCTAGCCAGCCTCTTGATGCGGCGTCTCGACCTGGCCGAGAAGCGCCAGCAGTCACCTGAAACGCCGTGA
- a CDS encoding DUF2971 domain-containing protein, with the protein MTDLPRGLCHYTSGQGLLGIVQAREIWATHILYLNDHTEYQSVYDDAKSLLERITVLRELSHEAPRLRDAILSNLGPITRGRPAGVFVASLSENWDDLSQWRGYTQPGDGYGVVFDPEVLRAHAVSEGWTLEKCLYGSRSVSTLVSIIRETFTRYIGGGWTHDEAGATSAVMDLSQKILPIAPLVKHEAFAAENEWRLISPPLYYKNERLEFRPGRSFLVPYLRFKYADPGERAIMHVSVGPGPNADLAVQAVLAVIGQNGLNCGCGATGAPYRPW; encoded by the coding sequence ATGACTGACCTGCCACGGGGACTCTGTCACTACACGAGCGGTCAGGGATTGCTCGGGATAGTCCAGGCACGCGAAATCTGGGCCACACACATCCTCTACTTAAATGATCACACGGAATACCAATCTGTGTACGACGATGCAAAGTCTCTGCTTGAGCGCATCACGGTATTGCGGGAGCTGAGCCATGAGGCCCCACGACTCCGGGATGCCATTCTTTCCAACCTCGGGCCGATCACTCGGGGTCGACCGGCCGGTGTATTCGTGGCGTCGCTCAGCGAGAATTGGGACGATCTGAGTCAGTGGCGCGGTTATACCCAACCTGGGGACGGATATGGCGTCGTCTTCGATCCCGAGGTGCTAAGAGCCCATGCGGTGAGTGAAGGTTGGACACTTGAAAAGTGCCTCTACGGCAGTCGCAGCGTGAGTACCCTCGTGTCGATCATCCGCGAGACGTTCACGCGCTACATCGGAGGGGGCTGGACCCATGACGAGGCGGGTGCAACCTCGGCGGTAATGGACCTATCGCAAAAAATCTTGCCAATTGCTCCACTCGTAAAACACGAGGCCTTCGCGGCTGAAAACGAGTGGCGTCTAATCAGCCCTCCCCTCTATTACAAGAACGAAAGGCTTGAGTTTCGGCCCGGTCGCAGCTTCTTGGTTCCTTATCTGAGATTCAAATATGCGGACCCGGGAGAACGTGCGATTATGCACGTTAGCGTCGGCCCCGGACCTAACGCCGACTTGGCCGTACAGGCGGTACTGGCGGTGATCGGCCAGAACGGTCTGAATTGCGGCTGTGGCGCGACGGGGGCACCGTATCGACCGTGGTGA
- a CDS encoding recombinase zinc beta ribbon domain-containing protein, with protein MTTVTGRRWRGKSLRRIITAPSVAGLRIHHGEVIGDAAWPEILDRVTWEVVLTTSEYVPRPGGSTPARVLPRRGTTVCGRCGGPLRGRPRADKVRSYVCGVAKDRADGSRPCGGVRCVAEPLEALVFDAVLAAVDGGAPDTVLRADLDDDATARRTNLLAVLAEAETKLAGATERFLEGEVSRAAYLRVKAWHEGVAAGARRELAAIERNSRPEDIPRNTKTLREWWPEATLLQRRTFLKLFIERVHVLPAPHRGARFSHERVGLFWIR; from the coding sequence GTGACCACGGTGACCGGCCGCCGCTGGCGGGGGAAGAGCCTGCGCCGGATTATCACCGCGCCGAGCGTCGCCGGGCTGCGAATCCATCATGGCGAGGTGATCGGTGACGCCGCGTGGCCCGAGATCCTGGACCGGGTCACCTGGGAGGTGGTTCTGACCACCTCGGAGTACGTCCCGAGGCCAGGAGGGTCGACCCCCGCGCGAGTACTCCCTCGCCGGGGGACGACCGTCTGCGGTCGGTGCGGCGGGCCGCTGAGAGGCCGCCCACGGGCGGACAAGGTCCGGTCGTACGTGTGTGGTGTCGCCAAGGACCGCGCGGACGGCTCACGGCCGTGTGGCGGCGTCCGGTGCGTGGCCGAGCCGCTGGAGGCGCTCGTCTTCGACGCCGTCCTGGCGGCGGTGGACGGCGGCGCGCCGGACACGGTGCTACGCGCGGACCTGGACGACGACGCCACCGCCCGCCGGACCAACCTGCTGGCCGTGCTCGCCGAGGCGGAGACGAAGCTGGCGGGCGCGACGGAGAGGTTCCTGGAGGGCGAGGTCAGTCGAGCCGCGTACCTGCGGGTGAAGGCTTGGCACGAGGGCGTCGCCGCCGGTGCCCGGCGCGAGCTGGCCGCCATCGAGCGGAACAGCCGGCCCGAGGACATTCCCCGCAACACCAAAACGCTTCGGGAATGGTGGCCGGAGGCCACTCTGCTGCAGAGGCGCACTTTCCTGAAGCTTTTCATCGAGAGGGTGCACGTACTGCCCGCTCCGCATCGGGGAGCGCGTTTCTCGCACGAGCGAGTGGGACTGTTCTGGATCCGCTGA
- a CDS encoding SIR2 family NAD-dependent protein deacylase encodes MGDPWVYEQLRAVRDRHDLILFAGAGLSAQARNQDGQRPPLWRPCIEQMLAWCETEGLIASSHGDEIRELLALGFLPEAAQEIEDAVKPVSVGALQRCLAEVLLYDSAETSLAHRRAARAGFRAFITTNYDDLLETAYVRTQRKVLPKYYEDTLDNVLDSWRSRQPFILKMHGDVSRPGLLVLGNRSYERAIHTNGAFSRVVETLIGASSILFVGYGAGDPNLEGLLTRGALFDGRSKRHWLLAPAASMPALRAKRLWADKGINVVTYKGSHVHVERFFQRLGAPVTSPATLRIPAALVI; translated from the coding sequence GTGGGTGACCCGTGGGTCTACGAGCAACTACGCGCGGTCCGGGACCGGCATGACCTAATCCTTTTCGCCGGTGCCGGTCTTTCCGCTCAGGCCCGAAATCAAGATGGCCAGCGGCCGCCGCTGTGGCGTCCATGTATTGAGCAGATGCTTGCATGGTGTGAGACTGAGGGGCTCATTGCTTCATCTCACGGAGATGAGATTCGAGAACTGCTCGCGTTGGGATTCCTACCCGAGGCGGCCCAGGAGATTGAGGACGCAGTCAAGCCGGTCTCCGTGGGAGCGCTACAACGCTGTTTGGCCGAAGTATTGCTCTACGACTCGGCGGAGACAAGCCTTGCTCATCGGCGTGCCGCACGGGCTGGATTTCGAGCCTTCATAACGACGAATTATGATGATCTGCTTGAGACCGCGTATGTCCGGACTCAGCGGAAAGTGCTGCCGAAGTACTACGAGGACACCCTGGACAATGTGCTGGACTCCTGGAGAAGTCGACAGCCATTCATCCTGAAGATGCACGGCGACGTTTCCCGCCCTGGGCTTCTCGTGCTGGGTAATCGATCCTACGAGCGGGCCATCCACACCAACGGTGCCTTTAGTCGCGTTGTTGAGACCTTGATCGGCGCATCATCGATACTATTCGTTGGTTACGGCGCGGGGGATCCGAATTTGGAGGGCTTGTTAACGCGGGGGGCTCTCTTCGATGGTCGCAGTAAGCGACACTGGCTCTTAGCTCCAGCCGCATCAATGCCAGCGCTCCGCGCTAAGCGGCTCTGGGCCGACAAAGGAATCAATGTGGTGACCTACAAGGGGAGCCACGTCCACGTCGAAAGGTTTTTCCAACGCCTAGGTGCGCCAGTGACCTCTCCGGCAACACTCAGAATTCCAGCAGCGTTGGTGATCTAA
- a CDS encoding tetratricopeptide repeat protein, translating into MTSQGQAARFDCFVSYTLADRAWGEWLAWQLREAGYTVFLDPWDITPGVDLIDSFRGVTEAADVVLVVLSDVDPELAVFSRAELSARALRVGGLGAILPVRVSGDNPSGIFAGLRYLDLVGLDEANARDALLDALYGIEAAHSTRGAARVSIDDEAPAYPSHAPSFSVPLAPSSRFVGRDDDMLRLDRALATRPRRMVALSGVGGIGKTRLAVEYAYSRRWNYEVVWWLRGESQASLMEDLGKLATEGPAAGPSRTQSSTLEQRAKRARAWLAANRGWLLIADDLKDPRTLTDLLPEPIEGDVIITTRTQSLTGGVTAVDLEPLNHEGAAKLLESEALPSGISRADFERLTAHLGGHPLSLKLAAAQLTHTRMSVDSFIFQLEKADADAVSGAERSLELAVGNSLRMLKQEVPVAHALLMLCSFLDASPLPTGLVVENRRSLPSALRRGLADPSSYVAAVEHLQSVGLITARGNGLLVHPMVAAIARRQLSGRDRRRWAQASVRLMDACLRIDASRPKDWSLVGQLIPNAVGASEYASRESVGLEEATRLLSWAGSYLHTRGDTTRALPLLRRAADLATRLSAPGNAGAESPWGNLGVVLFAQGDYEEARRHLVRALHVAEEAYGPEASETARRREDLALVLRALGERAASLDQLHMVLGIRERTMGPDDPETGKAHVNLAAVLRESDDSTGSMDHLRVALGVFERALGPESREVAAVRSSMAVLLREQGELEGARANFEAALRIYERVLGPRHENWGRVHQALAEIYRELGDLSRAEEHAVTGRNAIADPGR; encoded by the coding sequence GTGACCTCTCAGGGGCAGGCTGCACGCTTCGATTGCTTTGTCAGCTACACCCTAGCGGACCGGGCGTGGGGGGAATGGCTGGCGTGGCAGCTACGTGAAGCGGGATACACCGTATTTTTAGACCCATGGGATATAACGCCCGGTGTCGACCTCATTGATAGCTTTCGGGGCGTGACTGAGGCGGCAGATGTTGTCCTAGTTGTTCTTTCCGATGTGGACCCCGAGTTGGCGGTGTTCTCGCGCGCAGAATTGTCGGCACGTGCGTTGCGCGTGGGTGGTCTTGGGGCCATCCTGCCGGTACGGGTGTCTGGCGACAACCCCAGCGGGATATTCGCCGGACTGCGTTACCTCGACCTAGTTGGGTTGGATGAGGCTAATGCGCGAGACGCCTTGCTCGACGCGCTATACGGCATAGAGGCCGCGCATTCGACTCGTGGTGCGGCACGGGTCTCTATCGACGATGAAGCACCAGCCTATCCCAGTCATGCCCCGTCATTCTCGGTGCCGCTAGCGCCCTCCAGTCGATTTGTCGGAAGGGACGACGACATGCTCAGGCTTGACCGAGCGCTGGCGACGCGGCCCAGGCGAATGGTGGCTCTCTCGGGCGTTGGAGGCATAGGAAAAACTCGGCTCGCCGTCGAGTACGCTTACTCGCGACGTTGGAACTACGAGGTTGTTTGGTGGCTTCGAGGCGAGTCTCAGGCCAGCCTGATGGAAGACTTGGGGAAGCTAGCAACAGAGGGGCCAGCGGCCGGTCCTTCGCGCACACAATCCTCAACTCTGGAGCAGAGGGCTAAACGAGCTCGCGCTTGGCTCGCGGCCAATAGGGGCTGGCTGCTTATTGCAGATGACCTGAAGGATCCTCGTACGCTTACGGACCTGCTCCCGGAGCCGATTGAAGGTGACGTCATTATCACGACGCGCACCCAATCCTTGACTGGCGGTGTAACGGCCGTCGATCTGGAGCCGCTCAATCATGAAGGCGCGGCCAAACTTCTTGAGAGCGAGGCACTACCCTCGGGCATATCCCGGGCGGATTTTGAGCGGCTCACGGCGCACCTAGGGGGCCACCCCCTGTCGTTGAAGCTCGCCGCAGCCCAGCTGACGCACACCCGTATGAGTGTGGACAGCTTTATATTCCAGCTCGAAAAGGCTGATGCTGACGCTGTAAGCGGCGCGGAGCGATCGTTAGAACTAGCGGTCGGCAACAGCCTTCGGATGCTGAAGCAAGAGGTGCCGGTAGCCCATGCTCTGCTAATGCTTTGTTCCTTCTTAGATGCTTCACCTCTGCCTACTGGGCTCGTCGTGGAGAACCGCAGATCGCTGCCTTCGGCGCTTAGGCGCGGCCTTGCCGATCCTTCATCCTATGTTGCTGCGGTTGAGCACCTTCAGAGCGTCGGGTTGATAACCGCGCGTGGCAACGGATTGCTCGTGCACCCGATGGTCGCCGCGATAGCACGCAGACAGTTGAGTGGGCGGGACCGGCGGCGCTGGGCGCAGGCGAGCGTGCGCTTGATGGATGCATGTCTTCGAATCGATGCGAGCCGCCCCAAGGACTGGTCGCTTGTTGGGCAACTCATACCGAATGCCGTAGGGGCTAGCGAATACGCGTCACGCGAAAGTGTGGGTCTGGAAGAGGCGACCCGGCTCTTGTCCTGGGCGGGGTCTTACCTTCACACACGCGGAGATACCACGCGGGCGCTCCCACTTCTTCGGCGCGCAGCCGACCTCGCAACCCGGTTGTCAGCTCCAGGCAATGCGGGGGCTGAGAGCCCTTGGGGGAACCTCGGAGTTGTGTTGTTCGCCCAAGGGGACTATGAGGAGGCTCGCCGGCACCTAGTTCGGGCCCTGCACGTCGCAGAGGAGGCGTACGGTCCCGAGGCGTCGGAAACGGCGAGACGTCGGGAGGATCTAGCCCTAGTGCTGCGGGCGCTTGGTGAGCGTGCGGCCTCACTCGATCAACTGCATATGGTTCTTGGCATCCGAGAGCGGACCATGGGCCCTGATGACCCGGAAACGGGTAAGGCGCATGTTAATCTCGCTGCAGTGCTGCGTGAAAGTGACGACTCAACCGGTTCCATGGATCACCTTCGGGTTGCACTAGGCGTCTTCGAACGGGCGCTCGGTCCAGAGTCGCGCGAAGTTGCCGCTGTCAGGAGCAGCATGGCTGTCCTGCTGCGTGAGCAGGGTGAGCTTGAGGGCGCTCGGGCCAACTTCGAGGCTGCCCTTCGAATCTACGAGCGGGTCCTGGGCCCCCGACACGAGAACTGGGGCAGAGTGCATCAAGCCTTGGCTGAAATTTACAGGGAGCTCGGAGACCTGAGCCGGGCGGAAGAACATGCGGTGACGGGCCGAAACGCCATAGCGGATCCCGGTCGGTGA